In one Chryseobacterium camelliae genomic region, the following are encoded:
- the holA gene encoding DNA polymerase III subunit delta, whose protein sequence is MKELDLILKNIKNKEVLPIYFFHGEEPYFIDLAVKALEHDFLNEDEKAFNQTMVYGKDTSYQEILSLARQFPMMGDKQVLIVKEAQDLKLNEPETKALEAYVENPVPSTVLVFAHKHKKLDSRKKVTKSLDKINALFLSESIKENQLPKWIADECTSLGIKTAPNISHLLAEYLGNDLSRIANELNKLKIILKEDEVLDGKIIEDHIGISKEYNVFELQKALGTKNANAAFKIAHFMGKNPKNNPFVMMLASLYNYFSNVIIYNTMAGQSPQAIASQMGVNPYFIKDYAESARLYPLKHATRVISILREFDMKGKGLGAVNMSEAELIKELVYKIINVDKIKMKV, encoded by the coding sequence ATGAAAGAATTAGATTTAATCCTCAAAAATATTAAAAATAAAGAAGTTTTACCTATTTATTTTTTCCACGGAGAAGAACCCTACTTTATAGATCTTGCAGTAAAAGCCCTTGAACACGACTTTTTGAATGAAGATGAAAAAGCATTCAACCAAACGATGGTGTACGGAAAAGATACGTCTTATCAGGAAATTCTTTCTTTGGCACGCCAGTTTCCGATGATGGGAGACAAACAGGTTCTTATTGTAAAAGAAGCTCAGGATTTAAAATTAAATGAGCCTGAAACAAAAGCGTTGGAGGCGTATGTAGAAAATCCGGTTCCGTCTACAGTACTGGTTTTTGCTCACAAACACAAGAAGTTAGATAGCCGGAAAAAGGTTACAAAATCTTTAGATAAAATCAATGCCTTATTTTTAAGTGAGTCGATAAAAGAAAATCAGCTTCCGAAATGGATTGCCGACGAATGTACTTCTTTAGGCATCAAAACAGCTCCCAATATTTCTCATCTTTTGGCAGAATATTTGGGAAATGATCTTTCCAGAATCGCTAATGAACTGAATAAACTTAAAATTATCCTTAAGGAAGATGAAGTTCTGGACGGGAAAATCATTGAAGACCACATTGGAATCAGTAAAGAGTATAATGTTTTTGAACTGCAAAAAGCATTAGGAACCAAAAATGCCAATGCTGCGTTCAAAATTGCTCATTTTATGGGTAAAAATCCAAAGAATAATCCTTTTGTGATGATGTTGGCGAGTCTGTATAATTATTTCTCCAATGTCATTATTTATAATACAATGGCGGGACAGTCACCACAGGCAATTGCCTCCCAGATGGGAGTGAATCCGTATTTCATTAAAGACTATGCTGAATCGGCAAGGCTGTATCCTTTGAAGCATGCAACCCGAGTGATCTCTATTTTAAGAGAATTTGACATGAAGGGAAAAGGCTTAGGAGCTGTAAATATGAGTGAAGCGGAACTTATTAAAGAGCTTGTTTACAAAATTATCAATGTTGATAAAATTAAGATGAAAGTGTAA
- the trxB gene encoding thioredoxin-disulfide reductase, producing the protein MEQNILDCVIVGSGPSGFTAAIYAARADLKPELYTGLEPGGQLTTTTEVDNFPGYPAGITGPEMMMDLQKQAERFDTKVHYEMITKVEFSKEVGGIHKLYAGNKEILARTVIISTGATAKYLGLDDEKKYNGGGVSACATCDGFFYRGKDVVVVGAGDTAAEEATYLAKLVNKVTMLVRKDEFRASKAMIHRVQNTPNIEVKFHHELIGIEGENNLVERAVVINNQTQEKSTIDVHGIFIAIGHKPNTDIFAGQINLDENGYIDTEKGSSRTNLPGVFAAGDVQDHIYRQAITAAGSGCMAAMDAEKYLAELH; encoded by the coding sequence ATGGAGCAAAACATTTTAGATTGTGTGATCGTTGGATCTGGACCTTCTGGTTTCACAGCGGCAATTTATGCAGCAAGAGCAGACCTTAAGCCTGAATTGTATACAGGTTTGGAGCCGGGCGGACAATTGACTACAACTACGGAGGTAGATAACTTTCCGGGGTACCCAGCGGGAATTACAGGTCCTGAAATGATGATGGATTTGCAAAAACAGGCAGAAAGATTCGACACCAAAGTTCATTACGAAATGATCACAAAAGTTGAATTTTCTAAAGAAGTGGGAGGTATTCATAAATTATATGCAGGAAACAAAGAGATTCTTGCAAGAACGGTGATTATTTCTACTGGAGCTACGGCGAAATATTTAGGACTGGATGATGAAAAAAAATACAATGGAGGAGGGGTTTCTGCGTGTGCGACTTGTGATGGATTTTTCTATAGAGGGAAAGATGTAGTAGTGGTTGGAGCAGGTGATACGGCAGCAGAAGAGGCGACTTACCTTGCCAAATTGGTTAATAAAGTAACCATGTTAGTGAGAAAAGACGAATTCAGAGCTTCAAAGGCCATGATTCACAGAGTTCAGAATACACCGAATATTGAAGTGAAATTCCACCATGAATTAATTGGTATTGAAGGTGAAAATAATCTGGTAGAAAGAGCTGTAGTGATTAATAACCAGACTCAGGAAAAATCTACAATAGATGTTCACGGAATCTTCATTGCAATTGGTCACAAGCCGAATACAGATATTTTTGCCGGACAAATTAATTTAGATGAAAACGGATATATCGACACTGAAAAAGGGTCTTCAAGAACCAATCTTCCCGGAGTTTTTGCTGCAGGAGATGTTCAGGATCATATCTACAGGCAAGCGATTACAGCTGCAGGAAGCGGTTGTATGGCAGCAATGGATGCTGAAAAGTATCTGGCAGAATTGCATTAA